The following are from one region of the Mannheimia granulomatis genome:
- a CDS encoding DUF5906 domain-containing protein, producing the protein MGVAGAGKSIFGEIAKVINGRGNTTILDIGGFDEQTELAKIIGKSLVLSPEQPYYCGNADGLKRATGGEAVGVRLLYKQGIDYYPKIIFMYATNNVITFTDGRDGNQNSGHLRRKVTFYFGRKIPDDVRDDDFIEKVKEEIYGIVHRLLNTFPNPEQAREALLSHQKQGEAIEMQRESNHLISFATHFKIDNSKPISMRWGSTRTSLNESKALYKAYLFFCDCIGQKPLSLQHFKKAFPEALRASGEQAQIIEVMKTGNKTLNISYKDYQSTMDEWRDG; encoded by the coding sequence GTGGGCGTAGCGGGTGCGGGTAAATCAATCTTTGGCGAAATTGCGAAAGTGATTAACGGAAGAGGCAATACAACTATTCTTGATATTGGCGGATTTGATGAACAAACCGAGTTAGCGAAGATTATTGGTAAATCGCTAGTGTTATCGCCTGAACAGCCGTACTACTGCGGAAACGCAGACGGATTAAAACGAGCAACAGGAGGCGAAGCAGTAGGCGTTAGATTACTCTACAAGCAAGGTATAGACTACTACCCTAAAATCATTTTTATGTATGCTACAAACAACGTCATCACATTTACAGATGGCAGAGACGGAAACCAAAACAGCGGACATTTAAGGCGTAAGGTTACATTCTACTTTGGGCGTAAAATTCCTGATGATGTACGAGATGATGACTTCATTGAAAAGGTCAAAGAGGAAATTTATGGTATTGTTCACCGCTTGCTAAACACTTTTCCGAACCCCGAACAGGCAAGGGAAGCATTGCTATCACACCAAAAGCAAGGCGAAGCGATAGAAATGCAGCGAGAGAGTAATCACTTGATCAGTTTTGCTACACATTTCAAGATAGACAATAGCAAGCCAATCTCTATGCGATGGGGTTCAACGAGAACATCACTAAACGAAAGTAAAGCACTCTATAAAGCCTATCTATTCTTTTGTGATTGTATCGGACAAAAGCCGTTATCACTCCAGCATTTTAAAAAGGCTTTTCCTGAAGCTCTTAGAGCAAGCGGAGAACAAGCACAGATTATTGAAGTAATGAAAACAGGAAATAAAACGTTAAATATCTCTTATAAAGACTACCAAAGCACTATGGACGAATGGCGAGACGGTTAG